The Polaribacter sp. KT25b genome contains the following window.
TTTTCTATGGATTTAAATGGAAATGGAATTACAGTTTCTAATGATGTTTGGTCTAAAATGAAACCAAATGTACCTGCGGATAGTGATGGAAAACCAATTCATCCTATTAAAGCAGATGCTTTAAAACCTGTAATTACAGAATATAAAAACTCAGGAAAAGCATTTAAAATGGGAATGGTTTTTCCTGTGTCTACACATAACTACGAAATTAGATATTGGTTAGCAGCAGCAGGGATTCATCCAGGTATGTATACTAAAGAAAATGTACAAGGACAGATTGATGCAGAGGTTTTATTATCTGTAACTCCACCACCACAAATGCCAGCAACTTTAGAAGCAGGTACCATTTTTGGATATTGCGTAGGAGAACCTTGGAATCAACAAGCAGTATTTAAAGGAATTGGAGTTCCTGTAGTTACAAACTACGATATCTGGAAAAACAACCCAGAAAAAGTATTTGTAATGACAGAGAAATTTATTGAAGAAAATCCAAATACAGCAATTGCAGTTACTAAAGCTTTAATTAGAGCTGGTAAATGGTTAGACAAGCCAGAAAACAGAAAAGAAGCAGTACAGATTTTATCTATGAGTCAATATGTAGGAGCGCCAGTAGAAGTTTTAGCAAACTCAATGACAGGTACTTTCGAATTTGAAAAAGGTGATAAAAGAGATATGGAAGATTTTAATGTATTCTATAAGTACAATGCTACTTATCCTTTTTATTCTGATGGAATCTGGTTTTTAACTCAAATGAGAAGATGGGGACAAATACCAGAAGCTAAAACTGCAGATTGGTATTCTTCAACAATCAAAGATATTTATAGACCAGATATCTGGAAAAAAGCAGCAGCTCTTTTAATAGAAGAAGGTAACATACCTGCAACAGATATTCCTACAACAGATGGTTATAAACCAGCAACAGCAGATTTTATTGATGGTACTACTTACGATGCAAAAGATCCAATAGGTTATATCAACAGTTTTTCAATAGGAAATAAAGACAAAAAGTAAAAAATTGTAGTTCAGTCTGTCATTTTGAGCAAAATGAAATGAAGTAGAAAATCTTACAGTAGATTTCATCACTTTGGTCAAAATGACATCCA
Protein-coding sequences here:
- a CDS encoding CmpA/NrtA family ABC transporter substrate-binding protein, producing MKALFKKTIYILPVAMLLFACGGKGTKKEITTEVVTASKTKQLDIEKPQLTFGFIKLTDMAPLAIAKEKGFFEDEGLFVSVEAQSNWKNVLDRVIDGQLDGSHMLAGQPIAAGAGFGRQAKLVTPFSMDLNGNGITVSNDVWSKMKPNVPADSDGKPIHPIKADALKPVITEYKNSGKAFKMGMVFPVSTHNYEIRYWLAAAGIHPGMYTKENVQGQIDAEVLLSVTPPPQMPATLEAGTIFGYCVGEPWNQQAVFKGIGVPVVTNYDIWKNNPEKVFVMTEKFIEENPNTAIAVTKALIRAGKWLDKPENRKEAVQILSMSQYVGAPVEVLANSMTGTFEFEKGDKRDMEDFNVFYKYNATYPFYSDGIWFLTQMRRWGQIPEAKTADWYSSTIKDIYRPDIWKKAAALLIEEGNIPATDIPTTDGYKPATADFIDGTTYDAKDPIGYINSFSIGNKDKK